In Streptomyces sp. NBC_00433, a single genomic region encodes these proteins:
- a CDS encoding acetolactate synthase large subunit, protein MTEQATGSHHPQPRTRNAVPAATAERMTGAQALIRSLEAVGADTVFGIPGGAILPAYDPLMDSAKVRHVLVRHEQGAGHAATGYAQATGRVGVCMATSGPGATNLVTPIADAHMDSVPIVAITGQVASKSIGTDAFQEADICGITMPITKHNFLVRDAADIPRTIAEAFHIAATGRPGPVLVDIAKDALQNQMSFSWPPQTDLPGYRPVTKPHAKQIREAARLINEARRPVLYVGGGVVKARATAELRILAELTGAPVTTTLMALGAFPDSHPQHVGMPGMHGDVSAVTALQKSDLIIALGARFDDRVTGRLDTFAPNAKVVHADIDPAEISKNRTADVPIVGDAREVLADLIVAVQADHEAGHKGDYSEWWNHLNFWRNTYPLGYDVPKDGSLSPQQVIERIGQLAPEGTLFAAGVGQHQMWAAQFIKYEQPGTWFNSGGAGTMGYAVPAAMGAKAGMPDATVWAIDGDGCFQMTNQELVTCALNNIPIKVAIINNGALGMVRQWQNLFYGERFSNTVLHSGAEHRPGSTQGVGSIQNRGTRVPDFVKLSEAMGCVGLRCETPEELDKVIAEANSINDRPVVVDFIVHEDAMVWPMVAAGTSNDEIMAARDVRPDFGDELDD, encoded by the coding sequence ATGACCGAGCAGGCCACCGGGTCCCACCATCCGCAGCCGCGGACCCGCAACGCGGTCCCCGCCGCCACCGCCGAGCGCATGACGGGTGCCCAGGCGCTCATCCGCTCCCTCGAGGCCGTAGGCGCAGACACCGTGTTCGGCATCCCGGGCGGTGCGATCCTGCCGGCCTACGACCCGCTGATGGACTCGGCCAAGGTCCGGCACGTGCTGGTCAGGCACGAGCAGGGCGCGGGCCATGCCGCCACCGGCTATGCGCAGGCCACCGGCCGGGTCGGGGTGTGCATGGCGACCTCCGGTCCCGGCGCGACCAACCTGGTCACCCCGATCGCCGACGCCCACATGGACTCGGTGCCGATCGTCGCCATCACCGGCCAGGTCGCCTCGAAGTCCATCGGCACCGACGCCTTCCAGGAGGCGGACATCTGCGGCATCACCATGCCGATCACCAAGCACAACTTCCTGGTCAGGGACGCCGCCGACATCCCGCGCACCATCGCGGAGGCCTTCCACATCGCCGCGACGGGTCGCCCCGGCCCGGTCCTGGTCGACATCGCCAAGGACGCGCTGCAGAACCAGATGAGCTTCTCCTGGCCGCCGCAGACCGACCTGCCCGGCTACCGCCCGGTGACCAAGCCGCACGCCAAGCAGATCCGCGAGGCCGCCCGGCTGATCAACGAGGCCCGCCGCCCGGTGCTCTACGTCGGCGGCGGTGTCGTCAAGGCCCGCGCCACCGCGGAGCTGCGGATCCTCGCCGAGCTGACCGGCGCCCCGGTCACCACCACGCTGATGGCGCTCGGCGCCTTCCCCGACAGCCACCCGCAGCACGTCGGGATGCCCGGCATGCACGGCGACGTCTCCGCGGTCACCGCGCTGCAGAAGTCGGACCTGATCATCGCGCTCGGCGCCCGCTTCGACGACCGGGTCACCGGCCGCCTGGACACCTTCGCGCCGAACGCCAAGGTCGTGCACGCCGACATCGACCCGGCGGAAATCTCCAAGAACCGCACCGCCGACGTGCCGATCGTCGGTGACGCCCGCGAGGTGCTCGCCGACCTGATCGTCGCCGTCCAGGCCGACCACGAGGCCGGCCACAAGGGCGACTACTCCGAATGGTGGAACCACCTCAACTTCTGGCGGAACACCTACCCGCTCGGCTACGACGTCCCCAAGGACGGCAGCCTGTCCCCGCAGCAGGTCATCGAGCGGATCGGCCAACTCGCCCCGGAGGGAACCCTCTTCGCCGCCGGCGTCGGCCAGCACCAGATGTGGGCCGCGCAGTTCATCAAGTACGAGCAGCCCGGCACCTGGTTCAACTCCGGCGGCGCGGGCACCATGGGCTACGCCGTGCCCGCCGCGATGGGCGCCAAGGCCGGTATGCCGGACGCCACCGTGTGGGCGATCGACGGCGACGGCTGCTTCCAGATGACCAACCAGGAACTGGTCACCTGCGCGCTGAACAACATCCCGATCAAGGTCGCCATCATCAACAACGGCGCCCTGGGCATGGTCCGCCAGTGGCAGAACCTCTTCTACGGCGAGCGGTTCTCCAACACCGTCCTGCACTCGGGCGCCGAGCACCGCCCCGGCTCGACCCAGGGCGTCGGCTCGATCCAGAACCGCGGCACCCGCGTCCCGGACTTCGTCAAGCTGTCCGAGGCGATGGGCTGCGTCGGCCTGCGCTGCGAGACCCCCGAGGAGCTGGACAAGGTCATCGCCGAGGCCAACTCCATCAACGACCGCCCGGTCGTGGTGGACTTCATCGTCCACGAGGACGCGATGGTCTGGCCGATGGTCGCGGCCGGCACCTCCAACGACGAGATCATGGCCGCCCGGGACGTGCGTCCCGACTTCGGCGACGAGCTGGATGACTGA
- a CDS encoding EAL domain-containing protein, which yields MTSTEAVLGGPRTREGSAGLLPQLVLALLCGGYTTGAVLGWGAADVADFMGDFGLSAAAAAAAVSMLLYARRATAGHRAAWLLFAASSTMVALGNGVWGWYEVVLHRQVPQTSPADFCFLLFAPPAVIGLLVLAKRPVTKAGWVCLGLDTWLIGGSLLTLSWSLALARTARFDGPSTAKVALSLAYPLLDIVLVSMVLALHFRRSPNNRSAVNTALAALALTVLCDALFTSPLLREHYRSGQILDAGWFAGSMLMAYAPWVGRREQPLLRSGTTTRRVTGSLSALAPYLAAAVCTLGILYDVTTGEKCDKVVLLTGSTVVLALVIRQGIMLLDNIALTQELVQKENHFRSLVQGSSDVIMIAAPTGVLKYVSPASVGVYGRDPEEMIGTELSAHIHPEDLGRVVHEVRRFLAAPPGEEPATRIECRIRSGRRGGPHGEDGWLNVESSVNRYQGGLIFNSRDVTERVRLQAQLQHNASHDPLTDLPNRLLFLDRVGKALAGRRAGDGRAAVLYVDLDGFKAVNDSIGHQAGDHLLTQAARRLQDALRGGDTAARLGGDEFAVLVCGALEHQIREIAERLRAALCEPYRVDGGEVRVGASIGIAFAEPGSSAGELMRNADLAMYRAKQAGKGRVELYAPQLQADVVRRTELATRLHQALHDGEFTLLHQPVVELSGGRIAGVEAQARWRSAQGILFTPAEFLRAAEDVERTSELGRWQLEQAVAQAALRYGAGHRVPVTVKLSAHRLLHRDLPAGAVEGLLERHDLPPGGLVVELTGGDPRIALDELERRLTELRRAGVRISLGGFGTGHAALSALRSLPVDAVKLDRGFVEGVVESARLHKITRGLLRIAADLGVRTVADGVDRPEQVHALREMGCGHGQGMAFSGLLDEHRLRGSLTRGGYPVPGESGRPGKPDAGGRPVPQETSPRAAGLGNTPGEQLGPRTVQLPSCRSHSETRVPPA from the coding sequence GTGACCTCCACCGAGGCGGTGCTCGGCGGGCCGCGGACGCGCGAGGGCAGCGCCGGCCTGCTGCCGCAGCTGGTGCTCGCGCTGCTGTGCGGCGGCTACACGACCGGGGCGGTGCTGGGCTGGGGCGCGGCCGATGTCGCGGACTTCATGGGCGACTTCGGCCTTTCGGCCGCCGCGGCCGCCGCCGCGGTCTCGATGCTGCTGTACGCCCGCAGGGCCACTGCCGGCCACCGGGCGGCCTGGCTGCTGTTCGCGGCCTCCTCCACGATGGTCGCGCTCGGGAACGGCGTCTGGGGGTGGTACGAGGTGGTGCTGCACCGCCAGGTGCCGCAGACCTCGCCCGCCGACTTCTGCTTCCTGCTGTTCGCGCCGCCCGCCGTGATCGGCCTGCTGGTGCTGGCCAAGCGGCCGGTGACGAAGGCCGGCTGGGTGTGCCTGGGCCTGGACACCTGGCTGATCGGCGGGTCGCTGCTGACCTTGTCGTGGAGCCTGGCGCTGGCCCGCACCGCCCGCTTCGACGGTCCGAGCACCGCCAAGGTGGCGCTGTCGCTGGCGTATCCGCTGCTGGACATCGTGCTGGTCAGCATGGTCCTGGCGCTGCACTTCCGCCGCTCGCCGAACAACCGCTCCGCCGTCAACACCGCACTGGCGGCCCTCGCTCTGACCGTGCTGTGCGACGCGCTGTTCACCTCGCCGCTGCTGCGCGAGCACTACCGCTCGGGCCAGATCCTGGACGCCGGATGGTTCGCCGGCAGCATGCTGATGGCGTACGCCCCCTGGGTCGGCCGCCGCGAGCAGCCGCTGCTGCGCTCCGGCACCACCACCCGCAGGGTCACCGGGTCGCTGTCCGCGCTGGCGCCGTATCTGGCCGCCGCGGTCTGCACCCTGGGCATCCTCTACGACGTCACCACCGGCGAGAAGTGCGACAAGGTCGTCCTGCTCACCGGCAGCACGGTGGTCCTCGCGCTGGTCATCAGGCAGGGCATCATGCTGCTCGACAACATCGCGCTGACCCAGGAGCTGGTCCAGAAGGAGAACCACTTCAGGTCCCTGGTCCAGGGGTCGAGCGACGTCATCATGATCGCCGCCCCCACCGGTGTGCTGAAGTACGTCAGCCCCGCCTCCGTCGGCGTCTACGGGCGCGACCCCGAGGAGATGATCGGCACCGAGCTGTCCGCGCACATCCACCCCGAGGACCTCGGCCGGGTCGTGCACGAGGTGCGCCGCTTCCTCGCGGCGCCGCCCGGCGAGGAGCCGGCCACCAGGATCGAGTGCCGCATCAGGTCGGGGCGGCGGGGCGGGCCGCACGGCGAGGACGGCTGGCTCAATGTCGAGTCCAGCGTGAACCGCTACCAGGGCGGCCTGATCTTCAACAGCCGCGACGTGACGGAAAGGGTCAGGCTCCAGGCCCAGTTGCAGCACAACGCGTCGCACGACCCGCTCACCGACCTGCCCAACAGGCTGCTCTTCCTCGACCGGGTCGGCAAGGCGCTGGCCGGGCGGCGGGCCGGCGACGGGCGGGCCGCGGTGCTCTATGTCGACCTCGACGGCTTCAAGGCGGTCAACGACTCCATCGGCCACCAGGCCGGCGACCACCTGCTCACGCAGGCCGCCCGCCGGCTCCAGGACGCGCTGCGGGGCGGCGACACGGCGGCCAGGCTCGGCGGCGACGAATTCGCCGTCCTGGTCTGCGGCGCACTGGAGCACCAGATCAGGGAGATCGCGGAAAGGCTGCGGGCGGCGCTGTGCGAGCCCTACCGGGTCGACGGCGGCGAGGTGCGGGTCGGCGCCAGCATCGGCATCGCCTTCGCCGAGCCGGGCAGTTCCGCGGGCGAGCTGATGCGCAATGCCGACCTGGCGATGTATCGCGCCAAGCAGGCCGGCAAGGGCCGCGTCGAGTTGTACGCGCCGCAGTTGCAGGCCGACGTCGTCCGGCGTACGGAGCTGGCCACCAGGCTGCACCAGGCGCTGCACGACGGGGAGTTCACGCTGCTGCACCAGCCGGTGGTGGAGCTGTCGGGCGGCCGGATCGCCGGCGTCGAGGCGCAGGCCCGCTGGCGATCCGCTCAGGGCATCCTCTTCACCCCGGCGGAGTTCCTGCGCGCGGCCGAGGACGTCGAGCGCACCTCGGAGCTGGGCAGATGGCAGCTGGAGCAGGCCGTGGCGCAGGCGGCGCTGCGCTACGGGGCGGGGCACCGGGTGCCCGTCACCGTCAAGCTGTCCGCCCACCGGCTGCTGCACCGCGACCTGCCGGCCGGCGCCGTCGAGGGCCTGCTGGAGCGGCACGACCTGCCGCCGGGCGGCCTGGTGGTCGAGCTGACCGGCGGCGACCCCAGGATCGCGCTGGACGAGCTGGAGCGCCGGCTGACCGAGCTGCGCAGGGCCGGGGTGCGGATCTCGCTCGGCGGCTTCGGCACCGGCCATGCCGCGCTGAGCGCCCTGCGCAGCCTGCCGGTGGACGCCGTCAAGCTCGACCGGGGCTTCGTGGAGGGCGTGGTCGAGTCGGCCCGGCTGCACAAGATCACCCGCGGGCTGCTGCGTATCGCCGCCGACCTCGGGGTGCGGACGGTCGCCGACGGGGTGGACCGCCCGGAGCAGGTGCACGCGCTGCGCGAGATGGGGTGCGGCCACGGCCAGGGAATGGCCTTCTCCGGACTGCTCGACGAGCACCGGCTGCGCGGCTCGCTGACCCGCGGCGGATACCCCGTACCGGGTGAATCGGGCCGGCCGGGGAAGCCCGACGCCGGCGGCCGCCCCGTACCGCAGGAGACGTCCCCCAGGGCCGCCGGCCTGGGAAATACCCCTGGTGAGCAGCTGGGACCCCGTACGGTGCAGCTGCCGTCCTGCCGCTCACATAGTGAGACCCGTGTCCCACCCGCTTGA
- a CDS encoding 2-hydroxyacid dehydrogenase yields MTQDPAGGGRPQVWLSLPPEEIDGLPDAFEYVYWDGTGDFPADPGAAAFYVVPYMKGPNAGALPLPHMTGVRAIQTLSAGVDNIAPHLHHFAPGVRLCNARGVHEASTAELTVGLILASLRGIPRFVRGQDTEKWYSGFYPALADRRVLIVGYGSIGAAVEDRLAAFECEVDRVARTARTVPRGPVHALADLPRLLPAADVVVLTTPLTEQTKGLVGPEFLAAMKDGALLVNVARGPVVDTKALLVETESGRLTAALDVTDPEPLPAGHPLWHAPGVLISPHVGGSTSAFLPRAKRLIRSQLVRFAHGEELANVVQVTT; encoded by the coding sequence ATGACCCAGGACCCCGCCGGAGGCGGCCGCCCGCAGGTGTGGCTGTCCCTGCCGCCCGAGGAGATCGACGGACTGCCCGACGCGTTCGAGTACGTGTACTGGGACGGCACCGGAGACTTCCCCGCCGATCCCGGAGCCGCCGCCTTCTACGTCGTGCCTTACATGAAGGGGCCGAACGCCGGGGCACTCCCCCTGCCGCACATGACCGGTGTGCGCGCCATCCAGACGCTGAGCGCCGGTGTGGACAACATCGCGCCCCATCTCCACCACTTCGCGCCCGGCGTGCGCCTGTGCAATGCCCGCGGGGTGCACGAGGCGAGCACCGCGGAGCTGACCGTCGGGCTGATCCTCGCCTCGCTGCGCGGCATCCCGCGCTTCGTCCGCGGCCAGGACACCGAGAAGTGGTATTCCGGCTTCTACCCGGCCCTGGCCGACCGCCGGGTGCTGATCGTCGGCTACGGCTCGATAGGAGCCGCCGTCGAGGACCGCCTGGCGGCCTTCGAGTGCGAGGTGGACCGGGTGGCGCGCACGGCGCGGACGGTCCCCCGGGGGCCCGTGCACGCGCTGGCCGACCTGCCGCGGCTGCTGCCGGCCGCCGATGTGGTGGTGCTCACCACCCCGCTGACCGAGCAGACCAAGGGGCTCGTGGGGCCGGAGTTCCTGGCGGCGATGAAGGACGGCGCGCTGCTGGTGAACGTGGCGCGCGGCCCCGTGGTGGACACCAAGGCGCTGCTGGTGGAGACCGAGTCGGGGCGGCTGACGGCGGCACTGGATGTCACCGATCCCGAACCTCTGCCCGCCGGGCACCCGTTGTGGCATGCGCCCGGGGTGCTCATCAGCCCGCATGTGGGAGGCAGTACCTCCGCATTTCTGCCCCGCGCGAAGCGTTTGATCCGGTCCCAGCTGGTCAGGTTCGCCCATGGTGAGGAGTTGGCCAACGTCGTCCAGGTGACCACCTGA
- a CDS encoding aldo/keto reductase, with protein sequence MERRAVGAAALAVGAVGLGCMPMSWAYAASRQDGEESLRAVHSALDHGSTLLDTADMYGPFTNELLLGRVLRERRRDAFVATKCGLLAGEQHIVANGRPAYVRRACDASLRRLQTDRIDLYQLHRVDPEVPVEETWGAMAELVTAGKVRALGLCAVGARGHRRTGAALHDETLRQLVRAQQVFPVSAVQAELSVWAPEALDELLPWCTAHGVGFLAAMPLGNGFLTGTLTPGEGFEPDDLRARHPRFTAEMMAANQPIVAGLRRVAGRHGATPAQVALAWALAQGPGVVPIPGTRSARWVSENAHASGLALSAADLAEIATLPPARGSWD encoded by the coding sequence GTGGAGCGCAGGGCGGTCGGCGCGGCAGCACTGGCAGTGGGGGCGGTCGGGCTCGGCTGCATGCCCATGAGCTGGGCATACGCCGCCTCCCGGCAGGACGGCGAGGAATCGCTGCGGGCTGTGCACAGCGCCCTGGACCACGGCAGCACACTGCTGGACACCGCCGACATGTACGGGCCCTTCACCAACGAGCTGCTGCTCGGGCGGGTGCTGAGGGAACGGCGGCGGGACGCCTTCGTCGCCACCAAGTGCGGGCTGCTGGCCGGCGAGCAGCACATCGTGGCCAACGGCCGCCCCGCCTACGTCAGACGCGCCTGTGACGCGTCGCTGCGGCGCCTCCAGACCGACCGCATCGACCTCTACCAGCTGCACCGGGTCGACCCGGAAGTCCCCGTCGAGGAGACCTGGGGCGCGATGGCCGAACTCGTCACCGCCGGCAAGGTACGGGCACTCGGCCTGTGCGCGGTCGGCGCCCGCGGCCACCGCCGCACCGGCGCCGCCCTCCACGACGAGACGCTGCGCCAACTCGTACGCGCCCAGCAGGTCTTCCCGGTCAGCGCCGTCCAGGCCGAACTGTCCGTGTGGGCCCCGGAAGCGCTGGACGAGCTGCTGCCGTGGTGCACCGCGCACGGCGTCGGCTTCCTCGCGGCGATGCCGCTGGGCAACGGCTTCCTCACCGGGACGCTCACGCCCGGGGAGGGCTTCGAGCCGGACGATCTGCGGGCCAGGCATCCGCGGTTCACCGCCGAGATGATGGCGGCCAACCAGCCCATCGTCGCCGGGTTGCGCCGGGTGGCCGGCCGCCACGGGGCGACGCCCGCGCAGGTCGCCCTTGCCTGGGCTCTCGCCCAGGGGCCCGGGGTCGTCCCCATACCCGGGACCCGGTCCGCGCGGTGGGTCTCCGAGAACGCACACGCGTCAGGGCTGGCCCTGTCCGCGGCGGACCTCGCCGAGATCGCCACGCTTCCGCCTGCGCGGGGCTCCTGGGACTGA
- a CDS encoding PQQ-dependent sugar dehydrogenase, whose protein sequence is MGSGVSGAARRAVGGAAAVVVAAVVLGGCSDGKPLGSKPSTTAPHTSGAPAAPPASSATPTPTPTPAAAKGTAKVTGTLATRLASPWGVVQLADGTLLVGSRDTGRITRVDPAKKTSTVIGTVPGVAHTQGGEAGLLGLALSPDFGTDHLLYAYFSTESDNRIARMDFDPTRSPGDQLGAPDTVLRGVPTGSIHNGGRIAFGPDGMLYAGTGETGRRGLAQDMSSLGGKILRMTPDGQVPKDNPVSGSLVYSPGHRNVQGLAWDPQGHLWASEFGQDTWDELNLIEPGKNYGWPVVEGTAHRAGYVDPVAQWHTGEASPSGIAYAAGSIWMASLKGERLWRIPLDGTKAAAAPQAFLTDTYGRLRTVVAVDDHTILVSTSNTDGRGTPKPGDDRVLQLQVS, encoded by the coding sequence GTGGGTTCAGGGGTGTCGGGCGCGGCCCGTCGCGCGGTAGGGGGCGCGGCGGCCGTCGTAGTCGCCGCCGTGGTGCTCGGTGGCTGCAGCGACGGCAAACCGCTGGGGTCCAAGCCGTCCACGACGGCCCCGCACACGTCGGGCGCCCCGGCGGCCCCCCCGGCGTCCAGCGCGACGCCCACCCCCACCCCCACGCCGGCGGCTGCCAAGGGCACCGCGAAAGTCACCGGCACCCTCGCGACCAGGCTGGCGTCGCCGTGGGGTGTGGTGCAGCTCGCGGACGGGACGCTGCTCGTCGGCTCCCGGGACACCGGGAGGATCACCCGGGTCGACCCGGCCAAGAAGACGTCGACCGTCATCGGCACGGTCCCCGGTGTGGCCCATACGCAGGGCGGCGAGGCCGGCCTGCTCGGTCTGGCGCTCTCCCCGGACTTCGGCACCGACCACCTGCTCTACGCGTACTTCAGCACCGAGTCCGACAACCGCATCGCCCGTATGGACTTCGACCCGACGCGGTCGCCCGGCGACCAGCTGGGGGCGCCGGACACGGTCCTGCGGGGCGTCCCGACGGGTTCGATCCACAACGGCGGGCGGATCGCCTTCGGCCCCGACGGCATGCTCTACGCCGGGACCGGCGAGACGGGCCGGCGCGGGCTCGCCCAGGACATGTCGTCGCTGGGCGGCAAGATCCTGCGGATGACGCCCGACGGGCAGGTGCCCAAGGACAACCCGGTCTCCGGGTCCCTGGTCTACTCCCCCGGCCACCGCAATGTGCAGGGCCTCGCGTGGGACCCGCAGGGGCACCTGTGGGCCTCGGAATTCGGCCAGGACACCTGGGACGAGCTGAATCTCATCGAGCCGGGCAAGAACTACGGCTGGCCGGTGGTGGAGGGCACCGCGCACCGCGCGGGCTACGTCGACCCGGTCGCCCAGTGGCACACCGGCGAGGCCTCCCCCAGCGGTATCGCCTACGCGGCGGGCTCCATCTGGATGGCCTCGCTCAAGGGCGAGCGCCTCTGGCGTATCCCGCTGGACGGCACCAAGGCCGCCGCGGCGCCGCAGGCGTTCCTCACGGACACCTACGGGCGGCTCAGGACCGTGGTCGCGGTCGACGACCACACGATTCTGGTCAGCACCAGCAACACGGACGGGCGTGGCACGCCCAAGCCCGGCGACGACCGTGTCCTCCAGCTCCAGGTGAGCTGA
- a CDS encoding protein kinase — translation MESGLYIGPDGAPDRYRLLRSIGRGGEAVLYLAELELGGATEPVVVKMLDAQQTLAPDLFARVSAKWREQAELLRFVHRPGVVGIREHFEGPSAHPGGRLPASGGRALYLVMNHVRGLDLRDWRAERTLEAAEERREAVRCLEQLAEVLDWLHSGAATPSGRRVVHGDLSPGNVMVDGHGQATLVDFGLSKLAADHRTAEVWFTPGFAAPEVFDGTRTPATDRYAFGAIAYFLLSGDAPAPVPETLRAALLALPALAGLDAGRAARVASIFAADPDARPASLTGWVRELRSYVVSATRPERPPAPLPPPPVHAPQPVFRTPVPVVGAPPARRPGRTARVVLAVLVAAALVGGGAVAGAALSGGDKGGSAAQDSPGGPSAHSPTTGPTRTGDGTAASPAGGKSLTDLTPTDESLFTLESGTAAVNGVRYKDVLRTSDCYGGYVEYNLGKSYAKLTTVIGLDDNSPNAGMTFTVLADGKRIFHDRAVVGPPFHPVFDVSGVLRLRIEWGPDSDSACGIGVLADPTLTS, via the coding sequence GTGGAGAGCGGGCTGTACATCGGGCCGGACGGGGCGCCGGATCGGTACCGCCTGCTGCGGTCCATCGGGCGGGGTGGCGAGGCCGTGCTGTATCTCGCCGAGCTGGAGCTGGGCGGGGCGACCGAGCCGGTCGTGGTCAAGATGCTCGACGCCCAGCAGACCCTGGCGCCCGACCTCTTCGCGCGGGTCAGCGCGAAGTGGCGCGAGCAGGCCGAACTGCTGCGCTTCGTGCACCGGCCGGGCGTCGTCGGCATCAGGGAGCACTTCGAGGGGCCGTCCGCGCATCCGGGCGGGCGGTTGCCGGCCAGCGGCGGGCGGGCGCTGTATCTGGTGATGAACCATGTGCGGGGCCTCGACCTGCGCGACTGGCGGGCCGAGCGCACCCTGGAGGCCGCCGAGGAGCGCCGCGAGGCGGTGCGGTGCCTGGAGCAGCTGGCCGAGGTGCTCGACTGGCTGCACAGCGGTGCGGCCACGCCCTCGGGCCGCCGGGTGGTGCACGGCGACCTGTCGCCGGGCAATGTGATGGTCGACGGGCACGGCCAGGCGACGCTGGTGGACTTCGGGCTGAGCAAGCTGGCCGCCGACCACCGGACGGCCGAGGTGTGGTTCACGCCGGGTTTCGCGGCGCCCGAGGTCTTCGACGGGACCAGGACCCCGGCCACCGACCGCTACGCCTTCGGCGCGATCGCGTACTTCCTGCTCAGCGGCGATGCCCCGGCGCCGGTGCCGGAGACGCTGCGGGCGGCGCTGCTCGCGCTGCCGGCGCTCGCCGGGCTCGACGCGGGGCGGGCGGCCCGGGTGGCGTCGATCTTCGCCGCGGACCCGGACGCGCGGCCTGCCTCGCTGACCGGCTGGGTGCGCGAGCTGCGCTCGTACGTGGTGTCGGCGACCCGCCCGGAGCGGCCGCCCGCGCCCTTGCCACCGCCGCCCGTGCACGCGCCGCAGCCGGTGTTCCGTACGCCCGTGCCCGTCGTCGGGGCGCCGCCGGCCAGGCGGCCGGGGCGTACGGCTCGGGTCGTCCTGGCGGTGCTGGTGGCCGCGGCCCTGGTCGGGGGCGGCGCCGTCGCGGGGGCGGCGCTGTCAGGCGGGGACAAGGGCGGCTCCGCCGCGCAGGACTCCCCCGGCGGGCCGTCCGCGCACAGTCCGACGACCGGGCCGACCCGTACGGGTGACGGCACGGCCGCCTCGCCCGCCGGCGGAAAGTCGCTGACCGACCTCACGCCGACCGACGAGAGCCTGTTCACCCTGGAGAGCGGCACCGCGGCCGTCAACGGGGTGCGGTACAAGGACGTGCTGCGCACCTCGGACTGCTACGGCGGCTACGTCGAGTACAACCTCGGGAAGTCCTACGCGAAGCTCACCACGGTGATCGGCCTGGACGACAACAGCCCGAACGCCGGGATGACCTTCACGGTGCTCGCGGACGGCAAGCGGATCTTCCACGACCGGGCCGTCGTCGGCCCGCCCTTTCACCCGGTCTTCGACGTCTCCGGGGTGCTGCGGCTGCGCATCGAGTGGGGTCCTGACTCCGATTCGGCCTGCGGCATCGGGGTCCTGGCGGATCCGACGCTGACCTCCTGA